The DNA window CCGCGACACGCCGCCTTGCCCATTCGTTCAACTCGATCTGAACCGGCCATGCGTCCGGCAGGTAGGCCTGCAGCACAATTCCCGCTTCGAGCCCGAGAAACTCGTCTTCCATGAGCACTTCCCGAAACGCGGCACAGGTCAGCCGGAGGTCGCGGTATTCCTCCATATCGAGGTTCACGAACTTCGGCGAGCCGTCCGTTCTGCGGTAGGCCATGGCGTTGCGATAGAGAAGCCGCAGACGCTCCTTGATCTCCTGAAGGGTCTCCGGAAACCCGACCGCGTGGATCTGGCTGAAGATCGCGGAGAACTTGACCGAGATGTAGTCGCAATCCGGATCGGCGAGACGATCGAGATTCGCCTGCAGCCGCTGCTGCGCCTCGCCCTCACCGAGCACGGCCTCGCCCAGCTGGTTGAGGTTCAGCCGCATGCCCGCCTTGCGGCGTCGCGCAATGTGTTTGGAAAGCCGCTCCGACTCCGCCGGGAGGATCACCGAGGCGCTCTCGCGTCTCAGCTGCTCCGCGACCTGTGGCATCACGATTTCCGGGGCGACCGCCGAAGCCGCTCCCCCCACACACATCGCGACACGCGCCGGGGTCGGCAGATAGACCGGCGCTCCGTAATCCTCGATCAGATCGCGGAAGCGCCTCGCCTTCCGCGCTTCACTCGGCGGCCGGAAGACCTGATCAGCCATCGCGAAGGTGAACGCCTTGCCCGGAGCGTCATCCATCATCGCCGCGAGCTGCCTGGATTGCAGACGTTCGCCGATGCGGCGGGTCCGTTTCGCCTCCTCCAGCAACTCCCTGGCAAGCTCGACCGCCTCCCGTGCCAGCGAGGCATTGTCAACCGGGTTGGTCCGCATGCGTTCAAGTCGATCCGTGATGGAACTCATAGCCCCCAGTATCGCATGCGGGGTCTTGACCGAAATCGACGCCCACTCCGCCCGATGCGGTCAGAAACAGCCCGGTTCCCTGTGTCGTTGCGGGACGGCCAAGGGCCTGCTTTCCTTCGGCCCACGATGGCCGTCGATATGGAATTCCTGCAGCGGGTGGACTCGCCCAGCTTCTGCGAGCGACTGTTCGCGGTGCTGCCGGATGTGCTGTTCTGCCTCAAGGACCGCGAGCGGCGCTATCGTGCGGCCAACCGGGCATTTGCCGAACGCCTCGGTCTGAAGAACCCGCAGCGGCTGATCGGCAGAATGGCGGAAGAGTTCTTTCCCCCCGATCTTGCCGTGGCATACCGCGAGCAGGATCTGCAGGTCCTGAACGACGGCAAGCCGCTTACCGATGAACTTGAGCTGGTGACGAATCGCGACGGCAGCGTCGGCTGGTATCTTGCAACCAAGGTCCCTCTCCACGACGCGGGCGGTGAGGTCATCGGACTTGCCTCCATATCACGGGATCTCCGGTCGCCGGAGGCAGGTGAGGCCGAGATTGAGGGAATCGCGCGTGTGGTGGACCACGTTAGGCACCACCTCGATGACGAGCTCCGCACGGCCGGTCTGGCGGAGATCTCCGGGTTCAGTCCCACCCAGCTGGATCGCCGTATGAAGAAGGTCTACCACCTGAGCACCGCCCAGTTCGTCCGCAAGACACGCATCCAGCATGCGGTCGACCAGCTGAGCCGGACCCGCCGCGGCATCGCGGACATCGCCCTCGAGTGCGGTTACGGTGACCAGACCGCATTCACCCGTCAGTTCCGCGCGACGGTCGGCATGCCGCCGGCGGCCTTCCGCGAGAGATCCAGCGAGCCATCTCGATGAAGCAGCCGAAGAAAATCGCGCTGTTCGGTGGCAGCTTCGACCCGGTTCACCTCGGGCATCTCGAAATAGCCCGTCTGGCGGTCGAACAGGCGGAGCTTGATCGCGTGATCTTCATCCCCTGCAGGCTCTCGCCCCACAAGCAGGAGCTTACTCCGCCCGCATCCGGCAAAGACCGCCTCGAGATGCTTCGCATTGCCACCGATGGACTGCCATGGGCCACGGTCGATGATTTTGAGCTCCGGTCGCCACCACCGTCCTACTCCTATCTCACCCTCCGGGAAATGAAGGAACGGTTCCCCGGCGTATTGCTCCACTGGCTGATGGGCAAGGACCAGTGGGATGCCTTGCCAACTTGGAAGGAATCTCGAGAGCTGGCGGAGACCCTGACCTTTCTCGTGTTTTCCCGCGACGGCGCTCCGGAGCCACGTGCCGGGTGGAAGATGATTCCCCTCAAAGGCACCCACCCGGCCTCGGCGACGACCATTCGTCGGGAGCTCCCTAAAGGAGGAGACAGCGCGAAGTGGCTTCCGCACGGAGTGCTGGACTACATCCTCAAAAACGGGCTGTATCCCAGATGAACGCCAGCTTGCCGAACCGGACACCAGCGTTACATTCCTAGGCTTACAAGATCCAGACTCATGAAATTCCTCCTCGCTCCCCTGCTCGTCATCACCTGTTCAAGTCTGATGCCCGCATCGGCCCAAGACGACAGGAACGCCAAACTCGCCCCTTGGCAGCAGGACTATCTGAATCTTCCCCAAGACCGAAGGGAAGAGTTCAAAAAGCATCTCTCGAAGGCTTCCGAATTGTTCAAGCAGAAGCGAATCTTCGAGACCATTGATGAACTGAATGCTGCGGAAAACATCTTTGACGACTCTCCCGAGGTCGAAACCCTCTACGGCGCCTGTCAGGTTGAATTCCGCGCCTTCGACAAGGCCATGGAGCACTTCGAGCGCGCGAACGCACTGACCCCCGGGAACGGCAGCGTGCTCTTCAACATCGGTGAAGTCTACTTCGTGCAGAAACGCTGGGATGATGCCCAAAAAGCTTTCGAACGTGTCCTGCTCCTGCTCGACGCCGACGACCAGTTTGCAATGACACGGCTCACCCAGTTCAAGATCCTCTTGTGCATGATCAAGCTCGGCAAACCCGACGAGGCACGCAAACTGGTGGACAAGTATGACATCCTAGATGACTCACCCTACCCATATTACGCTGAGGCCGCGATGGCCTACCACGACGGCGACGAGCTCAAGGCTGAAGCAGCACTGGCTCGAGCGGCGCGGATTTTCCGGCAGGAGGCGATTCTAGCCCCGTGGAAAGACACCCTGATGGAGTTCGGCTACATCAAGAGCTTCTACGGCGGAGACATCGAGGAGCCCTGACGGGCATCAAACCTCGGCGCCCGACAACGGGTGCTCGGCGATCCGCTCAAGCCGGATGCCGTAAAGCGCCGCGATCTCCGGCGCCTCTGAAGCGTGATACACATCGCGATAGTAGATTTCGCGTATCCCGTAGGCGCAGAGCGTCTGCATACATGCGGTGCACGGCATGGTAGTACTTGCCACCAGTTTGACCTCGCCTCTTCGGAACAGGCTGCAAAGGTTGATCTCGGCGTGCAGCATGAACTTCTGACGCCCGTCGCGATCGTCCCAGAAGCCGATTGGCGCGTCATACCCGGGCGCCAGTCCGTTGTATGCCGTCCCGACCACCCGGTTATCGAAGTCGAGCGCCGCCGCACCCACTTTCCGATACGGGTCTTCGGAGCGCAGGGAGGCGACGTGCGCCAACGCCATCGCGTATTCTGGAATCGAGATCCGGTCCACGCCCGCGACTCAACCGCGCCCTTCGCCAAGCGTCAATCGCCCGCTGATGCCAACAACATCGCTTTGCGGATCAACTGGTGAGTCTGTTGCCGAACCGGATCGGCATTGGCGCTCTCCGCTGCGCCCAAGGCTTCAGTCAACACCGCGAGGTCGACCTCGTCCCTAAGCCAGAGACCGAAAGCTGCCATGGCCACGGCATGTTTCATTTCCGCACCGGCAGGCTCCGCGACCTCGTCGAGATTCATTGTCGAGGAATCACTCCCTCTGCGAAACCGGATCTCCCCCATCGCCGAATTCGGATTCTCGAATTCGACAAGCACGAGAGTCGAGCGACCGGCCGGGAGAGTTGAGGGCAGCAATGCATCGTCGCGGCTCGCGAACGAACCGATCACCCGTCTCGGGGCTTTTGAAGCTGAGCGGATTTGGAAGTCGGCAAGATCCTCCTCGCCGGCGACCCACTGAAGACCGAGCCACTTGGAGCCCTGCCATTCGATCACCTCGGCACCGAAACGGAACCCATTGAGTTCGATCGGTGAGGGCAGTCGCGCCGTATTGACCAACTCCTCGACCCGGACCGCACGCTTCGGAGGCAGACCCTCTTTCTCCGTAATCCAACGCCTCACCCAAGTCGCGCTTGAGGTTCCCAACACCACCGGCAACCGGAGGTTCGGCTCGTTGCTGAAACCCGACAGCTCGCTGCCAGCCGCCAACTCGGAAGCATCTGGCAGAGGCGAACGGTCGATCTCCTTGGCGACCTCGACCAAGAACTCCCCGGCATGGGACTCCAGTTGAGTCGCTTGGGTTCTCATGCCACCACCTCCAGCAGCCACTCCAACCTCACCGTCGCCGACCGACGGCCCCGGAAGCGGCAATAACGCCACCTCACGCGAGACGGAGAAGCCTCCGCCACCGCCGGTCTCGGTTCCCAGCCGACTTAACAACACGGCAGCGAATGCGACCGCCGCCGCGGCGCCAATTCCCGTCAGCCACGGCCGCCACCGGCGGCGTGCCGATGCCAGCTCGACCACTTTTCCATCCAGGTCCGCCTCCCGTCCCGCCCTCATTACCGCCTCCCGCTGGGATGGCTTGAGACTCGCCGCCTTGGTTCCGAACGTGCCGTCGAGAAAACCCGCCATGCCGTCGATTTCACGCAAGCTCAACCGGATCGCGGGATCCGCTGCCGCCGCGCGCTCGACCATGGCCGCTTCATCAGCAGATAGTTCGCCGAGCACATAGGCGCTCAGGCGGAGATCGTCTGGAGTCATCTTCATCATGTCATGCCGTCCATCAGGTCGGCGGGCAAAAGGGTTCGGAGCCGTTTCAGGCCCGTGTGGATCAGGAAACCGACGTTGCCACTGGAAAGCCCGGTGGCCTCGCAAATCTCCTGATAGCTCAGACCATCCCGGAATTTCATCAGGATGACCGTCTGTTGGTTGTCGGAAAGGCGTTCGAGATACTTCATCACCTCCGCGATGCGCTCCTCTTGGTCGAATGCCTCGTCCGGTGCCTGTGCCGCCGTGGGCACCCGTCCGCGATCATCCTCATCGAGAGGCGACATCCGCGACTCCTTTCTCAGAATGTCGAGGGCTCGGTTGCGGCAGACGGTGAAAAGCCAGTTCTTCAATCCGTCGCGGACCTTCTCGACATCCTGCTTACAGAGCCGGATGAAGGTGTCTTGAACGACGTCACGAGCCCGGTCGAGATCACGAACGAAGGTGTAAGCGTAGCCGATCAAGGGCGACTCGTACTCGGCGAGGGCGCGCTCAATGAATTGCTCACGGGTTTCGACCATGTTCGGACCGGCGGCGGGTGACGCCGCTTCTTGCCTAGAAACGGCCGGGTCCGGGATTTCTTGGGGAGTATTTTGGGGTGGCTGCATCCGTCAGCGGACGAAAAAGCTGAGATGCTCCAGTTCCAACGCGAGGTCCACATTGTTGACGACCACGTCTTCGGGCACATCCAGCACCACCGGCGAGAAATTGAGGATTCCGGACACTCCGGCCGAAACCAGCCGATTGGCTAGGGACTGGGCGATACTTCCCGGGACGCAGAGAATGGCCAGCCGGACACCATCCGCCTCGATGCGCTCCTCAAGTTCCTTCTCCGAGAACACCGGAACTCCGATTCCCCGCGCCTTAACGGCCTCAGGCTCGGCGTCGAAGGCCGCCACCACCTCGAAGCCTTCTTTCTGGAATCCCTGGTAGCGGAGAAGTGCCGATCCGAGGTTTCCCCCCCCCACGAGCACGACCGGCTGAAGCCGCTCCCGGCCGAGAAGATCCCGGATCATCGACGCCAGTGTCTCCACCGGATACCCGAGGCCGCGGGTTCCAAACTGGCCGAAGTAGGCCAGATCCTTCCGCAACTGGGCAGGCTTGACGCCCGCCGCTTTTGCCAAGGCCGAGGAACTGACGGTCTCTTGCCCGTTCTCCACCAACCGCTGCAGGCAGCGGTGATAGATCGAGAGGCGGTAGATCGCCTTCTTGGGGATGTCGATTCGTTCCACGGGCGCGGAAGCAAAGGCTTCGGGATTTGACCGGTCAAGCTCCGAGCGGATTGCCATGCGGTCAAGAAGGCTGGCAGCGAAGACGGCCGCTCTCGTCCATTGAAGCCCGCCGCGAAACTTTCCCGAAAGCCGCGACACCCGCCCCACCAATTTGCACGTTGCTTAAGATTTCCTGACAGTAAGGGTATCACTGAACTTTCGAGGCTCCTAGGCAGATCGCGAGACTCCGCTCCCAAACTGACGTGGCACATTGCAACTTCGGTGCACGGATTTCCCATTGGGACTGCTGGGGTTATTCACATGTGTTCAAATGCATTTGAAATCCATGGAGGAAGAACAATCAGCTCTTCCTGATTACCAGCCAAGTCGTGGGACCGGGTTTGTCTTCAACTGTCTTCACGACTCCTGCACTGTTAGGTCGTGCCGAGAGGGTTTCCTACGGAATTTGTTAGGGCATCCAGCTCGGAAGACCACCTCCCACCCCCCGAGCCAATGAAATCTCTTCCGTCTAACGGACCGCTCCGGGCAAGACTGCCCCGACTGACCGGAGTCACCATCGCAGCATCGATGCTTGCCATGTGCGGCTGGTGCTCCGCTCTCACCATGAGCTTCTACCGGATCACCGACAACGCTTCCGATGATGTCTCCAATGACATCTTCCTGGAAGTCACCGATCTGGGCTCAGGCATGGCGCTTTTCGAACTCAGCCGAGGAGACACCTATGAAGGACTCATCGGTGAGGTTTACTTCCAGACCGAGGGCACCAATATCATCGGGGTC is part of the Haloferula helveola genome and encodes:
- a CDS encoding AraC family transcriptional regulator, with protein sequence MAVDMEFLQRVDSPSFCERLFAVLPDVLFCLKDRERRYRAANRAFAERLGLKNPQRLIGRMAEEFFPPDLAVAYREQDLQVLNDGKPLTDELELVTNRDGSVGWYLATKVPLHDAGGEVIGLASISRDLRSPEAGEAEIEGIARVVDHVRHHLDDELRTAGLAEISGFSPTQLDRRMKKVYHLSTAQFVRKTRIQHAVDQLSRTRRGIADIALECGYGDQTAFTRQFRATVGMPPAAFRERSSEPSR
- the nadD gene encoding nicotinate (nicotinamide) nucleotide adenylyltransferase, producing MKQPKKIALFGGSFDPVHLGHLEIARLAVEQAELDRVIFIPCRLSPHKQELTPPASGKDRLEMLRIATDGLPWATVDDFELRSPPPSYSYLTLREMKERFPGVLLHWLMGKDQWDALPTWKESRELAETLTFLVFSRDGAPEPRAGWKMIPLKGTHPASATTIRRELPKGGDSAKWLPHGVLDYILKNGLYPR
- a CDS encoding tetratricopeptide repeat protein — translated: MKFLLAPLLVITCSSLMPASAQDDRNAKLAPWQQDYLNLPQDRREEFKKHLSKASELFKQKRIFETIDELNAAENIFDDSPEVETLYGACQVEFRAFDKAMEHFERANALTPGNGSVLFNIGEVYFVQKRWDDAQKAFERVLLLLDADDQFAMTRLTQFKILLCMIKLGKPDEARKLVDKYDILDDSPYPYYAEAAMAYHDGDELKAEAALARAARIFRQEAILAPWKDTLMEFGYIKSFYGGDIEEP
- a CDS encoding deoxycytidylate deaminase is translated as MALAHVASLRSEDPYRKVGAAALDFDNRVVGTAYNGLAPGYDAPIGFWDDRDGRQKFMLHAEINLCSLFRRGEVKLVASTTMPCTACMQTLCAYGIREIYYRDVYHASEAPEIAALYGIRLERIAEHPLSGAEV
- a CDS encoding sigma-70 family RNA polymerase sigma factor; translation: MVETREQFIERALAEYESPLIGYAYTFVRDLDRARDVVQDTFIRLCKQDVEKVRDGLKNWLFTVCRNRALDILRKESRMSPLDEDDRGRVPTAAQAPDEAFDQEERIAEVMKYLERLSDNQQTVILMKFRDGLSYQEICEATGLSSGNVGFLIHTGLKRLRTLLPADLMDGMT
- a CDS encoding redox-sensing transcriptional repressor Rex; protein product: MERIDIPKKAIYRLSIYHRCLQRLVENGQETVSSSALAKAAGVKPAQLRKDLAYFGQFGTRGLGYPVETLASMIRDLLGRERLQPVVLVGGGNLGSALLRYQGFQKEGFEVVAAFDAEPEAVKARGIGVPVFSEKELEERIEADGVRLAILCVPGSIAQSLANRLVSAGVSGILNFSPVVLDVPEDVVVNNVDLALELEHLSFFVR